AAGTCGGATGCCTCTTCCACCAGGCCGCCGAGTCCGGCTATGTCGCGGAGGTCGTAACGCTTCGCCCGGTGACGGGAGGGCGAAGCCAAGCCGGTGACGGTCCTAGCGACCTCCTCCCCCTGAACATCGACCGCGAACACCCGCGCCCCTGCCTCGGCGAAGGCCTCCGCGGTCGCCTTGCCGATCCCCTGGGCGGCGCCGGTGACCATGACCCCCCTACCGTCCAGCCCGGCGCCCACGTTCCAGACGATGATATTGCTCCTGCTTCAGGCGGTGGCGCCGGTGATGTGGGCCACCACTTCCTGGCGGGTTGTCTCCGATTTGGGCAGGTCCGCCACCAGGCGCCCCTGGCGGAGTATGAGCAGGCGGGTGCAGATCGACCACACGTGCTCCATGTTGTGGGAGATGACGATCATCGCCATGTCCGTCTCGGCCGATGACACCATCGCCCCGATCATCTCCAGGACCGCGGCGGCTTCCTTGACACCCAGCGCGGCGGTGGGTTCGTCCAGCAGCAGGAGCCGGCCACCCCAGAACCCGGCACGGGAAATGGCCACTACCTGGCGTTGCCCCCCTGACATGGTCTCGATGTCGGCATCGAGGTTCGGGAACCGGGCAGGGAGGGCTTCGACGGCGGCCCGGGCCCTCTTCCGCATCAACCTGCGGTTGAGTATCCCCAGCTTCCCGCGCCACCCGCCCCTGACCACTTCGCGGCCCAGGTAGAAGTTGGCCGGGATGTCGAAGATGTCGACCAACGCGAGCTGCTGGTAGACGGTCTCGATTCCCTCGTGGCGAGCCTCCGCGGGCGTGGAGAACACCTTGCGGTCGCCGTGCAGGTAGACCTCGCCGGCGGTCGGGATGACGGCGCCGGCCAGGCATTTTACCAGGGTCGACTTGCCCGCCCCGTTGTCGCCGAGGAGGCCCACGATCTCGTCCCGGTCGAGGGTGAAGCTCACGTCGTCCAGGGCGCGGATGGTCCCGTAGTGCTTGGACAGACCTCTGATGTCCAGCAATGGAGCGCCCGGCACGGTGACGTAGCTCATGGAACGGCTACCCCGGCGCGGCGCGGACGTACCTCTCCCCCGAACATCACACATCCATCCTGACTTCCGCCTCCCGCCGTCCCAGTTGGTCGAACACCACCGCACCCAGCAGCAGGACGCCCCTCGACACCTCCTGCCAGAAGGACTGGACCTGCAGCAGAACGAGACCGTTGTCCAGCACCGCCAGGATGAGGATGGCCAC
The bacterium genome window above contains:
- a CDS encoding ATP-binding cassette domain-containing protein, translated to MSYVTVPGAPLLDIRGLSKHYGTIRALDDVSFTLDRDEIVGLLGDNGAGKSTLVKCLAGAVIPTAGEVYLHGDRKVFSTPAEARHEGIETVYQQLALVDIFDIPANFYLGREVVRGGWRGKLGILNRRLMRKRARAAVEALPARFPNLDADIETMSGGQRQVVAISRAGFWGGRLLLLDEPTAALGVKEAAAVLEMIGAMVSSAETDMAMIVISHNMEHVWSICTRLLILRQGRLVADLPKSETTRQEVVAHITGATA